A portion of the Pseudomonadota bacterium genome contains these proteins:
- a CDS encoding transglycosylase domain-containing protein: MLKRTRKKFLFIFISSVALIAVGLIAAFLWFVVFHPGDEILQSNIEKILAMESPVYYRDGQNAIGVFFEEAHRQYVPYEQIPRAFIDAIVSAEDNTFFEHWGVDLGGMMRALMANIRAGKVVQGGSTITQQTAKNLFKRKDRSLWAKIKELLSAWRLEYHYSKEKILEFYSNQFFVSGNGRGLGVAAKYYFDKPVSELNALECAFIAGSVKRPNYYNPFIKNREADAEAARVRAKNRVAYVLKQMYRLGKLDRANYENFIEEEIPFQQGQMYYSINTIMDLVKEAMAKPEIEEALSRRGIDNIATSGIRVITSIEKDLQESGLLALRQELSRLDIRLKGYERADVQNTCAQLPFVSGRNLNVGDFLVGIVQSKEMHPEPLITVRFDKQDQDSDAAGFIDARGINNILNPLMKYKKNLWTRATSEDFPVLLDQIEEGDLVYVSVRKIDPDTGKYTFDLEKYPEIQGALLALNNGSIRAMIGGMENRFYNRAVMSKRSMGSIIKPLVYTTALQLGWSSLDILNNERNVFVYQGESYSPRPDHLSSYKGVSMSWAGVHSENVATVWLLYHLCDHLSPAQFKDVVNNLGLGRKLNESYPAYRNRLRDKHGIVVNNDALYRVAFANAIADLEPDLIFAGRIEEYELLKTLHYGSDFERFMRENLRDILLAREAGDKTLLKEYDVRRSLLDKNFLRYKKILAELERLRSGETEIIESLSAWEDGPFIFADWDNAEVDFKPGEKSVALEEDQLPELEPEVYELFYNNNTGLFYFGVKPEGEAWRAQTAQDLENIQAFLSEEEKADFWNSIQIEGLLAAATIKALDEVIEKEFAKLKDLPEYGEEILHSVNDFRVLVALQYLIGFCRLAGIESDLDPVLSFPLGSNVVSVLEVARVYESLSTGRIFLNGWTSTGDFLSVIDRIEDADGEVIYAPRQSSRRIIAPETSIAVTDILRNVVKYGTGRYAYKNIKLRSRDKELDAQLKELDLHVPVIGKTGTANRFTNAAFAGVVPVAVPGNKFSLDGGYVLACYVGFDDNKPMVKNSTSITGASGALPMWSRLANTIVLSKDFASSMDIVDFSFSGITEVPLYYPDLGQVMVDINSKRGWGGIDEESGTVSPAMTASITTFATPLGGGRVKPERFYQPYWQMKEN, from the coding sequence ATGTTGAAACGTACCAGAAAAAAGTTTCTCTTTATTTTTATTTCGAGCGTTGCGTTGATTGCTGTTGGCCTTATTGCCGCATTTCTCTGGTTTGTGGTATTTCATCCGGGGGATGAAATACTGCAAAGCAATATCGAAAAAATCCTTGCCATGGAAAGCCCGGTGTACTACCGCGATGGGCAGAACGCGATCGGCGTTTTTTTTGAGGAAGCACATAGGCAATATGTTCCTTACGAACAAATTCCCAGAGCGTTTATTGATGCAATAGTTTCCGCCGAGGACAATACCTTTTTTGAGCATTGGGGCGTTGACCTGGGCGGTATGATGCGGGCGCTGATGGCCAATATCCGCGCTGGAAAGGTTGTTCAGGGCGGCAGCACAATTACCCAGCAAACGGCCAAAAACCTTTTCAAGCGCAAGGATAGATCTCTGTGGGCAAAAATAAAGGAACTGCTCTCTGCCTGGCGACTGGAGTATCATTATTCAAAGGAAAAAATTCTCGAATTTTACTCGAACCAGTTTTTTGTAAGCGGCAACGGCAGAGGCCTGGGAGTTGCCGCAAAATATTATTTCGATAAACCGGTTTCGGAGCTCAATGCTCTTGAATGCGCCTTTATAGCCGGGAGCGTCAAGCGACCGAATTATTATAACCCTTTTATAAAAAATCGGGAAGCTGATGCGGAAGCGGCAAGGGTGCGCGCCAAGAATAGAGTCGCCTATGTCCTGAAGCAGATGTATCGGTTGGGAAAACTCGACCGGGCGAATTATGAGAATTTCATCGAAGAGGAAATCCCTTTTCAGCAGGGGCAGATGTATTATTCGATCAATACGATTATGGATCTCGTCAAGGAGGCCATGGCAAAGCCGGAAATAGAAGAAGCGTTGAGCCGGCGTGGCATTGATAATATTGCGACTTCGGGGATCAGAGTAATCACCTCCATTGAAAAAGACCTGCAGGAAAGCGGCCTGCTGGCCTTGCGCCAGGAGTTGTCGCGGCTTGACATCAGGCTTAAGGGTTATGAGAGGGCTGATGTGCAGAACACCTGTGCGCAACTTCCCTTTGTCAGCGGCAGGAACCTCAATGTCGGAGATTTTCTGGTGGGGATTGTTCAGTCAAAAGAAATGCACCCTGAACCGCTTATAACCGTGCGTTTTGATAAGCAGGATCAAGACAGCGATGCGGCCGGGTTTATTGACGCAAGAGGAATTAATAACATTCTCAATCCTCTCATGAAGTATAAGAAAAATCTCTGGACCAGGGCAACCAGTGAGGATTTTCCCGTACTTCTCGACCAGATTGAAGAAGGGGACCTTGTATATGTGAGTGTGCGAAAGATCGATCCGGATACCGGCAAATACACCTTTGATCTGGAAAAATATCCTGAAATTCAGGGGGCGCTCCTGGCACTTAATAATGGCTCAATCCGGGCGATGATCGGCGGCATGGAGAACAGGTTTTACAACCGGGCGGTCATGTCTAAAAGGTCCATGGGGTCAATCATCAAGCCCCTGGTGTATACCACGGCATTACAACTTGGCTGGAGCAGTCTCGATATCCTGAATAATGAAAGAAATGTTTTCGTCTATCAGGGAGAGTCGTATTCTCCGAGGCCGGATCACCTGAGTTCCTATAAAGGGGTCTCCATGAGCTGGGCCGGTGTGCATTCGGAAAATGTGGCGACTGTCTGGCTCCTGTACCATCTTTGCGATCACCTGTCGCCGGCGCAATTCAAAGATGTGGTCAATAATCTCGGGCTGGGACGAAAACTTAATGAATCATATCCGGCATACAGGAACCGGTTGCGCGACAAGCATGGAATTGTGGTGAACAATGATGCCTTATACCGGGTGGCGTTTGCAAATGCCATTGCCGATCTGGAGCCGGATCTGATTTTTGCGGGCAGAATAGAGGAATACGAGCTGCTCAAAACCCTTCATTATGGCTCGGATTTTGAGCGTTTCATGCGAGAAAATTTACGCGATATCCTCCTGGCCAGAGAGGCGGGCGATAAAACACTGCTCAAAGAATATGATGTCAGACGTTCATTGCTTGATAAGAATTTTCTCCGCTATAAGAAAATTCTTGCCGAGCTTGAGAGGCTGCGCAGCGGCGAAACCGAGATTATCGAATCTTTGTCCGCATGGGAGGACGGTCCATTCATTTTTGCAGACTGGGATAATGCCGAAGTCGATTTCAAGCCAGGGGAAAAATCTGTAGCTCTTGAAGAAGACCAGTTGCCGGAACTTGAACCTGAAGTGTATGAGCTGTTCTATAATAACAATACAGGTCTATTTTATTTCGGGGTCAAACCCGAAGGCGAAGCCTGGAGGGCGCAGACTGCTCAGGATCTGGAAAATATCCAGGCTTTTTTAAGTGAAGAGGAGAAAGCGGATTTCTGGAATTCGATTCAGATTGAGGGGCTGTTGGCCGCTGCCACAATAAAAGCCCTGGATGAAGTCATTGAAAAAGAATTTGCCAAGCTCAAGGATCTGCCGGAATACGGTGAAGAAATTCTCCATTCGGTGAATGACTTCAGGGTGCTGGTTGCATTGCAGTATCTTATCGGTTTCTGCCGATTGGCCGGGATCGAAAGCGATCTTGATCCGGTCCTGTCTTTTCCACTGGGATCAAATGTTGTTTCCGTGCTGGAGGTGGCCCGGGTTTACGAAAGTCTTTCCACCGGCAGGATTTTTCTGAACGGCTGGACGTCCACCGGAGATTTCCTGTCGGTGATCGACCGGATCGAGGATGCCGATGGAGAAGTGATTTATGCGCCCAGGCAGTCAAGCAGAAGAATAATTGCTCCGGAGACCTCGATTGCGGTGACCGATATATTGAGGAATGTCGTGAAGTACGGCACCGGGCGTTATGCCTATAAAAATATCAAGTTGCGCAGCCGGGACAAAGAGCTTGATGCGCAACTCAAGGAGCTTGATCTGCATGTGCCGGTGATCGGTAAAACCGGGACCGCGAATCGTTTTACAAATGCCGCTTTTGCCGGGGTCGTCCCTGTTGCGGTGCCGGGCAATAAATTTTCTCTGGACGGCGGTTATGTTCTTGCTTGTTACGTGGGTTTTGATGACAATAAGCCCATGGTGAAAAACTCGACCAGCATAACCGGAGCAAGCGGGGCTCTGCCCATGTGGTCGCGACTGGCGAATACAATCGTTTTGAGCAAGGATTTTGCTTCAAGCATGGATATCGTGGATTTTTCATTCTCCGGGATAACGGAGGTCCCGCTGTATTATCCGGACCTCGGTCAAGTCATGGTGGATATTAACTCCAAAAGAGGGTGGGGGGGCATAGATGAGGAAAGCGGAACCGTCTCCCCTGCAATGACCGCCTCGATCACAACTTTTGCCACGCCCCTGGGCGGCGGCAGGGTTAAACCGGAAAGATTTTATCAACCGTATTGGCAAATGAAGGAGAACTGA
- a CDS encoding LysM peptidoglycan-binding domain-containing protein, whose translation MPNRNSCIAAICSLFFLLLISGCASTRTSSSDPVEDDEPQIVEDQSEELTITEEIILPAEDTLLEAENDAAQETEEDPQASTEKLSEELTASETEATVEEEVKQLEALGSWEEGTPEEVTEEAEVNYDFPVTMNRQVEFYLDFFQNKQRQTFTKWLARSGKYLPLIQQQLKEKGLPLDLAYLPMIESGYNLTAYSRARAVGPWQFMRATGRKYGLTVNDFVDERRDPVKSSAAAIAYLSYLYEDFKSWHLAVAAYNAGEGKIRKAVRKYKTNNFWEIAQERYLRPETKLYVPKLIAAILIAKEPEKYGFTDIEYDEPFEYETVEVPRWTTIQAVSVAIDMDFEELRNYNRELRRAITPAEQKRYPLKVPIGTKELVEQNLPRVQAVMTTKYQTHKVLKGDTLTKICSKYNLNKTTLLKANDLQASQLIPGKNLRIPYRTTEYKLLSENEIASKIKPAEASPENLVLHKVRPGETISEISKRYGAPPYMIAAWNNLPSIHSIRAGQQLALYLTDEDKTLSPKALSAFEYTTPITTVTTVAKRIPETETEENSDTQLTYYQVQGGDTLWTIAKRYNLTPDKIRRWNQIKGDTIYPGHRLLLKIKKDVDV comes from the coding sequence ATGCCTAACCGAAATTCCTGCATCGCCGCCATCTGTTCCCTGTTCTTTCTCCTGTTGATCTCTGGATGCGCCTCAACCAGGACATCCTCATCTGATCCGGTAGAAGATGACGAACCGCAAATCGTAGAAGATCAATCCGAAGAACTGACAATTACCGAAGAAATCATCCTTCCTGCGGAGGACACACTTCTTGAGGCCGAAAATGATGCCGCCCAGGAAACAGAAGAAGATCCCCAGGCCTCAACGGAAAAATTATCCGAAGAACTGACCGCCTCCGAAACCGAAGCAACCGTGGAAGAAGAAGTCAAACAGCTTGAGGCTCTTGGCTCCTGGGAAGAAGGCACCCCTGAGGAAGTTACCGAAGAGGCCGAGGTCAACTACGATTTCCCGGTGACGATGAATCGTCAGGTGGAATTCTATCTGGACTTCTTTCAGAACAAACAACGGCAGACATTCACAAAATGGCTGGCCCGCTCCGGGAAATATCTGCCGTTGATTCAGCAACAGTTAAAAGAAAAAGGTCTGCCCCTCGATCTCGCTTATCTGCCGATGATCGAAAGCGGCTACAATCTCACCGCCTATTCCCGGGCCAGGGCTGTAGGCCCGTGGCAATTCATGCGGGCAACCGGCCGCAAATATGGCCTGACGGTTAATGATTTTGTCGATGAACGACGCGATCCGGTAAAATCCTCCGCTGCGGCAATCGCTTATCTTTCCTACCTCTATGAAGATTTCAAATCCTGGCATCTTGCGGTTGCAGCGTATAATGCCGGTGAAGGAAAGATCAGGAAGGCGGTCCGCAAGTATAAGACCAACAACTTCTGGGAAATCGCCCAGGAGCGTTATCTGCGCCCGGAAACCAAACTGTATGTGCCAAAACTCATAGCAGCCATCCTTATTGCTAAAGAGCCGGAGAAATACGGATTTACCGATATTGAATATGACGAACCCTTTGAATATGAAACCGTCGAGGTTCCCCGCTGGACAACCATTCAGGCCGTATCCGTTGCCATTGACATGGATTTTGAAGAGCTCCGGAACTACAACAGGGAACTGCGTCGCGCCATCACCCCAGCGGAACAAAAAAGATACCCATTAAAAGTGCCGATCGGCACCAAGGAACTTGTGGAGCAGAATCTGCCCAGGGTCCAGGCAGTTATGACCACGAAATATCAAACGCACAAGGTGCTCAAAGGCGACACTCTCACCAAAATCTGCAGCAAATACAACCTTAACAAGACAACCCTGCTCAAGGCCAATGACTTGCAGGCCTCTCAGCTGATCCCCGGAAAAAACCTGCGAATCCCATACAGGACCACGGAATACAAATTACTGAGCGAAAACGAAATTGCTTCGAAAATCAAACCCGCTGAGGCGTCTCCTGAAAATCTTGTCCTCCATAAGGTTCGTCCAGGGGAAACCATTTCAGAAATATCAAAGCGTTACGGTGCCCCCCCCTACATGATCGCCGCCTGGAACAACCTGCCCAGCATCCACAGCATTCGCGCCGGCCAGCAGCTCGCCCTTTATTTAACTGATGAGGATAAAACTTTAAGCCCCAAGGCCCTCTCCGCCTTTGAATACACGACGCCCATCACAACAGTCACAACCGTTGCCAAGAGAATCCCCGAGACTGAAACCGAAGAAAATTCCGACACCCAGCTCACCTATTATCAGGTTCAAGGCGGCGACACGCTTTGGACCATTGCCAAACGCTATAATCTGACGCCGGATAAAATCAGAAGATGGAACCAGATCAAAGGGGACACGATTTACCCCGGCCATCGCCTGCTGCTCAAAATCAAGAAGGATGTGGATGTGTAA
- a CDS encoding SDR family oxidoreductase, with the protein MKIHEKTALVLGSAKGIGKAIGLAFARAQANVVFTYFDWPEESRQTIKEVSELAGDHLIVEVDLRDPDQIQDLVRRIRDKYGSLDILINNIERGGMPVVHGEYTPDQWDLEMATTLKAKRWVFHHCLPLLKKSGQGAVITLSSIAGITGRSGPAGLIFNDGYAAANRAVSSFTETWARQGAPEVRVNELMLGFFETRHAEQTRGWGLLKEEQRQAIKDHILLKRTGRIEEIVKSIFFMIEDATYMTGSVIRLDGGYILGGDHMPPMPQGVEQ; encoded by the coding sequence ATGAAAATTCACGAAAAAACCGCCCTTGTTCTCGGTTCGGCAAAAGGGATCGGCAAGGCAATCGGCCTGGCGTTCGCTCGCGCGCAAGCCAATGTGGTTTTCACTTATTTCGACTGGCCTGAAGAATCCAGGCAAACCATCAAAGAAGTTTCAGAATTAGCCGGAGACCACCTGATCGTCGAGGTCGACCTGAGAGACCCTGATCAGATCCAGGATCTTGTCCGCCGCATCCGCGACAAATACGGATCCCTTGATATTCTGATAAATAATATTGAAAGGGGCGGCATGCCCGTGGTGCATGGCGAATACACTCCCGACCAATGGGATCTGGAGATGGCCACCACCCTCAAGGCCAAGAGGTGGGTGTTTCATCACTGCCTGCCATTGCTCAAGAAATCAGGACAGGGCGCAGTGATCACCCTTTCTTCAATTGCAGGAATTACCGGCAGGAGCGGCCCGGCAGGCTTGATTTTTAATGACGGCTATGCAGCGGCAAACCGGGCAGTCTCATCCTTCACCGAGACCTGGGCCAGACAGGGGGCCCCTGAAGTCAGGGTAAACGAACTGATGCTCGGTTTTTTTGAAACAAGGCACGCGGAACAGACCAGGGGATGGGGGTTGCTCAAAGAAGAACAGCGGCAGGCAATCAAGGACCATATTCTCCTCAAAAGGACCGGCCGCATTGAGGAAATCGTCAAGAGCATCTTCTTCATGATAGAAGACGCCACCTACATGACCGGCAGCGTCATCAGACTTGACGGCGGCTATATTCTCGGAGGCGACCATATGCCGCCCATGCCCCAGGGGGTTGAACAATAA